In Acipenser ruthenus chromosome 15, fAciRut3.2 maternal haplotype, whole genome shotgun sequence, a genomic segment contains:
- the LOC117422294 gene encoding KATNB1-like protein 1 yields the protein MASGDHNVENRDFQYVEEGRPDELLKQKMQPSGNKNMKEVTFFKKEELNNKKRSPIGQTANSSCKGKKVVSHKRKSKHQVLNPCGRRKQPPLSRGCDMANKENEVACASSLHEKLHKDRCSFPVNSGDSTKMEGAASKFSDYFTEISKDHDTMTQVLFGRNLRLNVALSLWRRNASELVAYLTRIQDIGVLADCLPVITKSLQEEKPIISIGCCVDLLPLIKDILKSRFEEYLIAGLHWVQSVIKKWWPELSANGTSARDSHPEDGNIQIMKQQLQELWEQGSHLSFVPGTAGEIAKTVESYLSQLR from the exons ATGGCATCTGGAGATCACAATGTTGAAAACAGAGATTTCCAATATGTCGAGGAGGGTCGTCCCGATGAACTTCTCAAACAAAAAATGCAACCTTCTGGCAACAAGAACATGAAGGAG gttacattttttaaaaaggaagagTTAAATAATAAGAAGAG aTCTCCAATTGGTCAGACTGCAAACAGCTCCTGTAAGGGGAAGAAGGTGGTGTCCCACAAAAGGAAAAGCAAACACCAGGTTTTGAACCCCTGTGGGAGACGGAAGCAGCCCCCTCTGAGCAGGGGCTGTGACATGGCAAACAAGGAAAATGAAGTGGCATGTGCAAGCAGCTTGCATGAAAAACTACACAAGGACCGCTGCAGCTTCCCAGTGAACTCCGGGGACTCCACTAAGATGGAGGGTGCTGCTTCGAAGTTCAGCGATTATTTCACAGAG ATATCTAAGGATCATGATACAATGACACAAGTGCTTTTTGGGAGAAATCTGAGGCTTAATGTAGCTCTGAGTCTTTGGCGAAGAAATGCAAGTGAACTGGTGGCATACCTCACCAG AATTCAAGATATTGGTGTGCTGGCAGATTGTCTACCTGTAATAACAAAAAG cCTTCAAGAGGAGAAACCAATTATTTCTATTGGCTGCTGTGTTGACCTATTACCACTAATTAAAGATATTCTTAAAAGCAGATTTGAAGA atacCTGATAGCTGGTTTACACTGGGTGCAGTCTGTCATTAAGAAATGGTGGCCTGAGTTATCTGCAAATGGAACAAGTGCCCGCGATAGCCATCCAGAGGATGG GAATATTCAGATTATGAAGCAGCAATTACAAGAACTTTGGGAACAAGGAAGTCATTTGAGTTTCGTTCCAGGAACTGCCGGTGAAATCGCAAAG aCTGTTGAATCCTATTTATCACAGCTGCGCTGA
- the LOC131697564 gene encoding ER membrane protein complex subunit 7-like codes for MLPRSTTSLFCVLFQALAAVSQGFGEFESVSVGAPINGDRFRIEGRCVVPGVKAQDWVSTARVLVEGEDHVGFLKTDGSFAVNDVPSGSYVVEIVSPAYKFEPVRVDITSKGKMRARMVNFIKTSEVVRLPYPLQMRSSGPPNYFNKRETWGWTDFLMNPMVMMMVLPLLIIVLLPKVVNTNDPEMRREMEQSMNMLNPNPELPDVSEFMTKLFSSKGSGKSGSSIKAGKSGQLKRR; via the exons ATGTTGCCACGGAGCACCACCTCGctgttttgtgttctttttcaAGCCCTGGCAGCGGTTTCGCAGGGATTCGGCGAGTTTGAGTCCGTCAGTGTCGGAGCACCGATAAACGGGGACCGCTTCAGGATCGAAGGCCGGTGCGTTGTGCCGGGTGTTAAAGCACAAGACTGGGTCTCTACAGCACGAGTCCTCGTCGAGGGAGAAGACCATGTCGGCTTTTTAAA AACCGATGGAAGTTTTGCTGTCAATGATGTCCCCTCGGGTTCCTATGTAGTAGAGATTGTGTCACCAGCATACAAGTTTGAACCAGTTCGAGTGGACATTACATCAAAAGGCAAAATGAG GGCCAGAATGGTTAATTTCATTAAAACATCTGAAGTGGTGCGCCTGCCTTACCCACTGCAGATGAGATCCTCTGGCCCACCTAACTATTTCAATAAGCGTGAAACGTGGGGGTGGACAGATTTCCTCATGAACCCAATG GTTATGATGATGGTCCTTCCATTACTGATTATCGTCTTGCTGCCCAAGGTGGTCAACACCAATGATCCTGAGATGAGACGG GAGATGGAGCAATCTATGAACATGCTGAACCCAAATCCCGAGTTACCTGATGTGTCTGAATTCATGACCAAACTCTTCTCCTCCAAGGGCTCTGGCAAGTCGGGAAGCAGCATTAAAGCAGGAAAAAGTGGGCAATTGAAGAGGAGGTAG